The nucleotide window GCTTCTTGTTCCTGTTTGTCTTTGCTTCTTGACTGTCAGGATCCACCAATGGGTGAGTCCCGTTGTGTTTCATGTTTTGGGATTGGGTGTCATACTGTGGCGAGATTTGATGGGAACTCATTACAAtcatcaggttggcctcaaacttaaaatagatccccctgcttcagcatCCTGAGATCTTAGGCATTGATCATCATGCCATATTTGAAAGGAGAGAAGTTCTTGCAAGTTAAGCTTCAGGTGCATTTCTGAGCTCATATTTCCTATAGAGTTATTAAAAATGCATGCCTTATCCACACTTTAAAGGAAACTCAGAGAATAACAATACACAAATCTGTGGCACATCTCAGCATCtatcatccttcctccctctctcccttcttcccttccttccttatttcccgtttttttattattactttatgtgtatatatgtgccctGATCGTCTGCATGTTCacaatgtgtgtgcaggtgccatcAGGGGCCAGAAttgagcatcagatcccattggagctggagtcacagtcagttgtgagccatctgatgtgggcgCAGAAAACCTAAGCCAGTCCTCTGcctgagcagcaagtgttcttaactattcAGCCACTTCTCTGGGGCCTGGTCTGTTCTTAAACAGCCAGTGCAGGGATAGCTTTTTCCTGACTTGAACTGTACTTGTCTGGATCCAGGACAGTTTCTGTTAACATCTAGCTTAAAGTGAAGAACAACTTTTGATATTTTAGAACaagcatcttttttatttttgagcaaGCATCTTAAATATGTACTCTtctctcttgcacacacacaccaccaccatcaccccaaACCAAATAGAACAACTTTATGTGTAAACAAGAAATAATGAATAGACATAACATAGTCAAAACCAACCATTGGTAGACAGATAAATCTCTgcatcaaaaaccaaaacaaattccAGAAGCAATTCTTTACTACAATATGTAATTAGTTTACAATCCAAGTAGAACAGTAGATTCCAATTCAACACAGTTTAAGTCAAGGTAAAGAATGGTCTTGCTGCATTGACTTGGATAGCTAACACACCAGTCATGTGCTTTTCCTCCAAAATGAACCATTTCCTTCAAAAGACAATTATTTCCCTTATATCATACTAGGAAACTGCTGtacttatttttcttcatagaGACAAACACTTATTCTCACAATGAGCATAGATTTGCTGAGCTTCAATACCAGGATTATCTATGGGGCTTGTGCTCAAGGTGCTATTATGGGCTTCAGTTTTCTCAGAGGGTTGAATAGAATATGTCCAATCTCAAATGCACTGAcacagtgtgtgtgggtgtaggcatgcatgcatatacatgagAGTGTTGTGCCTAGTCTATactcgtggaggccagaagacaacctcaggtgcTGATCCTCAGATGGATACCATCTTTTACTAGACAGAAGAAAGTCAAAGTGACCAGTATTGGCAGTCTTGTGACCTAGTCATAAACAGGGTATGCTCTCACTtttgctgtgttttcttggttaGAACAATCCaaccaaggctgaccttgaaacaGCTGCAATACCTAAGCAAGAAAAACCCACAGGCTCTTCATAGTGCTTCAAAGATTCTGTGGAAGCCTTCAGTCAAATAGTAAACAACAAGAAAACTCAGGAAAGTTTGGCAGCTAAAATTATGAGCAAGCTGACACACTTAGAGCAATATGTGAATATGAAGTTACATGTAAGCAACAACCACTGATATTTGATTGTTTCCACTGAGGGAACTCTCCCCCAAGTTTCATTGAGAATGCCTCTCTCTGCATTCAGCATTCCATCAACACATTAGAGTCATAGCCAGGGCACAAGGTAACAGAAGGCTGAGAAACAGGCTCTAATGACTTCACTTTTAGGCTTTCAAGGCAAAATCTATGATAATGTCATCTCATGGAACTTATGAACAGCACCCAGCTCTTTCTTAGGAGCAAGGTGGGGGGCAGATTCTCCAGGAAATCACATGATTTGGTAGGTGTAATGAACCTTCAAATTCTAGGTTTTCAGTTATTCTTTCAAATTGCTTTCTGCAACACATTCCTGCTTAgctttgggctcacagtttggagCCGTTTGTTATTTACATTATATGTACTTTGATTTGCAAGGTTTTCAACTCAGTTCTGGGAGGTGAACTACAACTCAATCTCAGGGAATAGAAACAGATTAAACATATTTAACTTCCTAATATCTACTCTCCAATTCCTTCTTTTCTTGCAAACAGAAAACTTGGTTTCTTTTTGTCCCTGGAACTACACTGTGTGTTGGCCTAACTCTCCCTCTACTGGTAGTTTATTTAATTCATCTATAGTTACCTCAGAGTTTCTATGTTACTTTGAGTGGCATTCAAACGTTTAACTGCTATTTAAcataagatttttgttttctttttgcctgGGAatgctgtagctcagtggtagagtcgttgcctagcattcataaggccctaagttcagttcccagcatagaAAAACAGAAATCACAAAAAGGCTTTATAGcaagaaatataattttatatttgtactaTCCATGTATGCACAAatgattataataaaaattttataaacaatatttcttCAACTTTACTCAATATAATGTGGCATTTTATATTCTAACCTCTTTACTTAGACAGTTATATTAGTTGTTATTCACAGAATTGACTTAAAGGTTTCAATCACTGCTAAGCTAAAGCCCACATTTTATAAAACAGTGTTTTAAACTATTATTAAAACTATATTCCCTATTTGGTCTATAAGTAGAGCATTTATCTCAAATTAGGGTATCAGTTGTATACAAAAGATGCCTCATGCCCAATGACTGGCCAAACCTtattctttcctttcactttcaTAACATACATATTTTTCATAGCAATATATGTTTCGCTTGTAACACTTCTCACATGGGGCTTCTTTTTATTTGGTTGGATAGGTGGAGATTCATAAATTCTAtagatttttgaaaatgattattatttctcttttgttaatattttctccTTGGTTTCACATTTTCAGCCTCAGTGAATTTTAGTCTTACCATTTCTCTTCTGCTTATCTCATACATTGCCTTCTTTCTCCTATTTCCTCAGGAGTTAGCTTGGATTATCCTCAAAATgcttcttaacctgtgggttgtgaccatTTTGGGGATCAAATGTCCCTTTCATAGAGTTcactaagaccatcagaaaacacagttatttacattataattaataattgtACCAACCATAGTTATGAAGAGTTTTATGGCCCCCACAATAtgagtaactgtattaaagggttgcagtattaggaaggttgagaaccattggatTATAGGATTTAGATCTTTGCTCTTTTCCAATGCTTTCATCCAGTGTTATCAGTTTCTCCCTAAACACTGGGTCAAAAGTACATTTTATACTTGTTCAAATGATTTCAGGCTCTTTTGTGACTTCTCTTTTCTATGTATCATTTAGAAGTATCTAGTTGAATCTTCAAAATTTTGGCATTGCTCTTATTATGTTTCTGGTTTTGGCTTGAATTTTTATTCTGTTGAGAtctgataaaatattttgtatcatTATCCTCTTTCATATTTATCTGTAATGTAACCTATCTTGGTAACTATTCCATTTGAACTTGAGAAGAATGTGTGTTATACAACTGGATAaagtattctttctttctttactgcgTCTTACATTGTAGCTATGGTTGCTTTATAATTCTCTACATATCTGAGGtaagctttgaactcacaatacCCCTCCTGTTTtagcctcctgattgctgggattacaggtatgtgtctcAACACTAGACCTGGCTGAGGTATTCTCTGAAGGTCAAGCAGATTTAGTTGACTGATTGTACTGGTCAAGTCAACTATTTATTTCCATATATTTTGCCTGCTTATCTATcaattactaaaagaaaaaaagtattgaaATCTTGAGGTTCTCCCCAACTTAAAATGGTTAAGCTTAAGATATTTTGACTTTATAAAGATTCAAAACCTTATGTATTCAATAATAAATACTACTGGAATATTTTCCTGAGCTATTAATAATCTATGGTACTCTTAGAATGCCTAGCAGTGGAAAGAAACACCACGACAACAGTAAAAAATGCTTACCTCAAAGCTTGCCCTGTCTTGCTAATCTAAGGTTAGTAACCTATATGGTAAGCAACTTATAGCTTACTGACCTATGGATAGGCTGGATGAAGCCAGATCATTTTGAACAACTATGTTAGCAACATACAGTGCATGTAGCAGAAGcagccttgccataggtcaaataTCTGAAGTGGTTTTGTCGATTTCCACTGTGGTTCTCAAAGTCATTGCCTCACAGATTTGCAGTCTTGTTCTCAGGCACGTGCTCTTAAAGAACTGAGCACCTTTAAGGTTTTCAAATGGTTCTCTTGAATCTtgataatgttttgttttctgaaactgGACTTGACTAAAGTTAATATACTTATTACAGTAGTTTTCTATTAATACTGTTGCTTGTCTTTcttcagccttttatttttaacagatgTGTTTGTATTTAAACTGATatagatgtatacacacatatattctttaattttgtgGCTTTTATTTGCctgtattaattatacataataatgagcTTCATTATGACACTTTCACATATGTATGCCATGTATTTGTATGCAGTCCCCATTTCTCATCTCCTTCCCACTATCATTgatccccttccttcttcctatttACCCCCTTTTACTTTCATGtttttgtcttgtgtgtgtgtgtgtgtgtgtgtgtgtgtgtgtgtgtgtgtgtgagagagagagagagagagagagagagagagagagagagagagagagatcttataGGTTTAGTTAGGAGTCTTTACGGAGGCATGAAGGATAGCTTATAGGAGCATGAAATCACTTGTGATTACTAcagaaaatgtctctcccttcCCAGCATAACTGGgtctttttcaaaaatttaacTCTGCTCATCTCTTTCCTTTAACTGATATATCTTCTTCCTTTACTAAATGAAGAGAGTACAAAGGATATAGGTatgaattatgtattttattattacaatCTGAGAACCCAGGCCTGAGTACACAGAAGAGCCTCAAATGAAAGCAAGGCAAGAGCTGAAGAGGAGAAATCACTAGGGGTCAGGTTTGCAGTGCAGGGAGGTTGTTCCCTTCTTGTGTCCAACTTCACACTTGAGTTCTTGATCATGGTAAGGTGCACACTAAACTCGGGCTGCTAACGCTGTTCGCtaggctttgaacttgcagaCATATGGTAACTCTGAGTCACAATAATAATTTCTCCACCTCTGATATCCTGCAGACAGAgaagaagtaaaataaaagggGCTGGGACATTTCATAAACTCAACAGAGGGGCATCAAGGATATGGATCTGGATGTCAGGGTCTTTCTGTCATCTTACTAGTGTTTCACTCCAGGGAGAAGATACAAAGGAAGGAGAcatgaaaggagaagagagattgAGAATAGAAGAAGAGTGGGAAAACACTGGTTTGCAGAGAGGACTGCCCTCTTTCTTACCTGTGTTTCGTGACAGGCTGCCACAATAACCACCTGAAGAACTGGAAGGAGACATCTCCCAGTTTAAGAAATTCATCACATCAGCATTGCTCCACTCCCACCCGCCTCCATTGGGTTCTTGGCCCTAGAGAAGAGGCAGCAATGGTAAAAGAATGGCAACTGAAGCTCTGCTTGCATGGTCTCTTCCTAGGAGTAGCTGATACCTATATCCAGCTTCATGGAATTGATCTAGTCTTTCATTCGCTACCCAGAATTTAACCTGAGCATCTCCCTCCTATTATCAGATCTCTACTGATACTCACAATCTGTTTAAACCCAGGAAAAATAACATGACCCTTAGTGAACATAGCAAGTTGTGCTTTTGTAAATTTCTctgaacctcaaagcccacatcgATTCTCTGAAGAACAGCTATGGATATCCTTCTCTTTTGAGGCTCTCTCAGAATCATGGGTACAAAAATCCTGAATCTCACAGAAAAGATTTCCAAAGCCTCATTTAGGAACTTTGTAAAAGTGGACAGTGGTCAGCCACTTGAATGCCATCTGAAGATTAGGACCTCACCAGAGCTCAGGGATTTCCCTTTACCCCAGAGGCAATCTAAAATGTGAGCTCTGTGTATGATTGGGACTTTCTCATATGAGCACAGAGAATGAACCAGGGAACAAAATCTATGAGAGATAGATGAGAGGAGGTGGTATCTCACCAGTGTAGGATCATGGAGCCCAATCCACACATATTGGGCATTGTTCACACTGCTTCTAACCATGGAAGACACAAAGGAAGCCTCAGATCCACTGAGAATAGACACAAGGTGTCCTCCGGGCCTCTTCTGGCAGGCCAGCTAGGAAAGAAAGGGCACAATGAGTCAGACTCTGATCTCATTAGTGAATGGTGGGCAAATGTAAATGATAGAGGCTACTTAAAGACAGAGCATTCATTCTGATTCTCAAGGAACCAAGGGAAATCGAGCCCACTTCTTCTGTGACTGGCACACACTTCCCACTGTTTCCCTCTTCTGCAACCTCTAGCACTCACATCTGCATCAAACCAGGATTTAGAAATCCTAAACAAGGCATAGCAATAGGAGCCATAGGCTCTGGAGCCTTTGGGGCAGCTGATTCGTGAAGAGGGCACATCTTCCTTGACATCTTCACCTGGGGTGGAAGAAAGAGATGAAGACAGGGGTGTAGTGAAATGAAGAGTGTGGGTTAGATGATAAGATCAACTTAGCAAGTGTTGTAAAGCCTGTATCTGAGATGAAGTCCACAATACAGACTCTGTCACCTTTTATTTCTCATCTTGGTCTTGAAATTGATGTACTTTATGAGAAATggtcttcttttaattttaggcTTTACTCTTCTCCTACTATCCATAGATCCCCAATTCCACGCTAAGTCTTGCATTGGCCCATccactccttttctttctcaaccGTTCATTAATGACTGCCACACTTTCCCTCTTAAACTCACCAAGTAGAAGTTCCTAGCAAAACAGGAACCTCTTTAATTTCAGTAATGGGCTGTTATTTCACTGTATGTCATTAATGCCTTAGAGGAAAGGAGGATGACGGATGAGTTGCAGGCAGTGTTTCTGTGTGGGACTCTCTTCATCATTACCCCATGAGACTCTTCAGAGCCAAGGGGCTCTGGATAACAGGGAATTCAGTTCTAGAGGCAGGAAAACCTTACCTTGCACCTGAGATAAGAGCATCAGGCAGGAGAGCAGCATCCAGGACAGGCTGGTGAGGGTCATGCGAGGCAGCATCTTGTCTGTAAGGGAAGAACAACCAGAGTCATGGTGGAAAATATGGTAAGAGAGGACATGTTGAGAGAACCATCACATTCCTTCTCGTTTGATTAATTGTAGAGATACACACACTAATGTTCTCCTTCTTTGgttctgaaacaaaaaaaaaaatccatctttcccccttctcttgaAAACTCCCTTGAAAACTTCTCTTGAAACAGCAGGAAACTGTTGGGGATTCCCAGATCCCTCTGTTCTGTGAGGGCAGGGACTCTCCCTTATCTTCTGTGGTATGAGAGGTGAACCCCTACAAGACTCTCCTCATCTTTCAGCTCTCACTTACCTGTCTTGCAGAGATCTGGGGTGGTTTGTTGGGACAGAGATGACTCTGCTTTTATAATAGAATTTGAGGGAGGGGCATCAAAGGGAATGACTGGAATGCTTATGCAAGTCAGGGAGGTAGGTGGTACTTGGCATGGACTCTAAGAGGTTCCCATAAAAATCACAAGTTTCTTCCTGGCAAAGACTGTGAATTGCTACATATGTGGCCCTTTCCTGTCAGCAGCCCTGCTCTGTTGTCAGGTGTGGGTGCAGTTTGAACTTTCTCCACCTCCTTCCAGATACTTTGTGCTGGGAAACTTAAGAAAATGATAACTGTGTTATGGATTATGCTGTAACACCAGTTTCAAAATATTGCAAGCTTGAGTTactgaagaaaacaaatattagCAGTGTACTTTGGTTACACCAGAAAGAAGTTATACTTCttatacatatattcacatgtaTAATCTTGGTACTTTGTTTTGTACGATTTAAAATATGCTAGTAATTAAATTTTTGATTACTTGGGAATTGTAGCTATTGATGATGAGGAGGTATTAATTGAAAGCAGAAGGGAAAATTTTAAGGCAAGGAGAAAAAGTCTGAACTATGTAGCAAGATTTGTAGGAAGCGTGATAATAATCTTTTCAGTCAATATTTTAGCTGAGGTATCAAGGAACAGTGGCTGAATGAACTTGCTCTCCTGGTGCCTCTTTGTGGGAAGGTCAAGAAAACGGTGGGTAAATGGTGTGTGCTTTGTCGTTAATTCAGCCAGGGTCATCAACTTCTGTCCATCACCTACGCAAGTACAGGCAGAATGAAGATAACATTTCACATTAGAATGACTTTGAACTACATCAAACAATgatgataattaatattaataaaccCCATCCCttaaatatatacttttaaacATTCTGAATGTATGTGGAAGTCTTCTCCCTGAGGATCAATGGTTGTCCTGAGGAAAAGCAAGTTGGTTTCCATAGCTTTCCTTGGCAAATGATATGACATACATATGGTTTTCAAAACATATGGGCATTTTAAGAAATGCTTTAAACATGTTCAGATACAATTGGTAAATATTTTTATAGCCTACTTTAATGTCTAGTGCTATAAATACCACTGATATGTGAATAATATTGGTGTTTTGATGATAATTTGGTATTTAAAGATTCCCCAAGAGGAAAATGGTTTGAGAAGTTGTTGTTATTATCTATCTACCAATTTCCAGGAAATTAATTGATGGGAAAAGATTTTATGTTACATCAAAACAAATGCAATCAGAAAAAATCCAGAAAGTTTGAATTcaaacaataaattaataaaataaaatagcacaaTACTTAACATCTGAGAGAAATATATGGGAAGTCCAATATGTAAAACACATTTAGATTCtaatatggaaaaaaatctcagtaaTTATGAGATTATGGGTGAAATGTGAGATTTGATAAAGTTAAGGGGCTATGATTTTAAATGTCAACCAGGATATTGATATTATATTATGAGATGACTTTATCATTTAAACTTAATACAATACTTACAAATGAAATATGATTTTTAGAACTTACATCAACATAGTCTGCTGCATTACTGACAAAAAAGTTGGGGTTGAATGGAACAAGGTAGGCAATAAAAGGATCTTTGCCTTCTCTTAGTAACAGACATGGGAATTAATCATATAATTCTCTTTGGATTTATaggatttttttcataaaatgttgGATAAAATGAAAGGCTGGAAAAAGGAAACACTGAGAACTAACATGGgaaagaaatataaagaccaaATTTCCTCGAGTCTATATGCAAATTTCCTGAAAAAAATAGTAAACAAATCAAATCTGTACAATAAATGATGAGAAAGAAGAATTAGCCTCAGGAATGCAAAGGTGGTTTCAGGAAGAACCATTATTGTTTATATCATattgagaaattttcttttttgaatgaaaacaaaattttaatgatcatcctggagagaaaaaaatgtacttaGTGTAAATCTAACTTGAGTTTTGGACATTGGTAACGATCAAGATGTACATAGGAGTACTTTAGAAGGGCAAAGAAATCTTCAAATACTGGAAATCAAAATATTGGAAATATTTCCTTCAAAACCAGGAACATAAATTCACCACCCCTATGATTCTGGTCAACAGTATCATATTACGGAAAGCACatcttttaaaaggaaacaaaaattaaacaattaaaaaagcaAATAGAGCATTCGGTATTTGTACAAACATTCTATTTCCATAAAGAATAAAACCCTAAAGAATATCTAAATTAGTCATTAGAGTTAATGAGAGAATTTAATAAGCATGAAAAATATTGTCAACATATAAACTTCAATTAAACACTTAAATTTTACCCTGCAGCATTAGAAAAGGTATTGTTAAacaagcagaaacacatgaactgtgaaccaatagcggaggagcccccatggaactggacaaggctctctggataagtgagacagttgattagcttgaactgtttgggaggcccccaggcagcgGGACcgggatctgtccttggtgcatgagctggctttttggaacctagggcctatgctgagatactttgctcagccttggtgtagggagcaggggactggacctgcctcaactgaatctaccaggctgggctgactccccaggggaaaccttgccttggaggaggtgggaatggggggggtgggttggaggggaaggctgggtggtgggaagagggagaacaggggactacatggctgatatgtaaaattaaattaattataaaataaaaaatgtttttttaaaaaaggtattaTTAAGAAAGGTACTACATTTATTAAACATAGGTTCTTTTCTCATACCATATAATCTAAATACaattttctctccttctactcatCCCAGTTTCTTACCATGTTCCATCCCATCTGGGTCCACCCCTTTCTTTCATTACAAAAGAACAAGCTTCTAGGAGATAACaacaaatttaacaaaataaagtataacaagataaaacaaaagccatcatattgaagttggacaagtcAACATAAAAAAAGAGCCCCAAGAACAGgctcaagaatcagagacccattttTTTCATAGATTCAGGagccccataaaaatactaaacttaaAAGCTATAGTTTATATGCAGGGAACCTGGCACAGACCCGTGTAGGTCTTTGATTActgcttcaatctctgtgagctcatgtgagctttgctcagtGGTTTTAGAGGGCCTATTTCTCCTGGTATCCTGTCTtccctacttctgcctcctctgAACTCTAAGGGGAGGGGGGAATTTGAGGAAATTTAGAGCTGTGTGCTCcaagtgcgctctctctctctctctctctctctctctccataatgtctggctgtgagacTCTACATCCATTCCCATCTGTTGCAGCAGGAAGCCTCTCTGACGATGGCTGAGTAagatactgatctatgagtatagcagaatatcaataggagtcaattcatttttactttccactgcactagatttccatACCACCCTTCAAATGCCCTTTAATCTTAGCTATCTCTCCCCCAATTCCTCCTTCAATCcaatctcctctccctcttcccacctgattcttccattctttcccctccctaCTGTCCCCTCTCCATTCAGCAGGAAAAGTATAAAAATACTGGAGACTTCTTAACTGATGATCAGTGTTGAAATCTGATACTTCAAAAGTCATATGTCACAAGTCATGTGTTCTATAGATCTTGGTCCTCTTTCCATACACATGGTAAACCTTTGTGAATCTGTGAAATACCATTTAGATGTAGAAGGGAGAATTCCACCCAATTCCATCCATAAGGCTTCAGTATTCCTCATAAACTTGAATGTAGGTGAGAGCAGAGGACAGGGTATGTATGTTCTGCACTCTGATCTCAAGATACTACTTattcaaaactgaaataaatataaatatgtcatCATCTTTGTCTTTAATCTCTTTGCATGATTTTGCCATTATCTGTTCCTCTGATGACATATTGATATACAATAAATTTTCCTCAAAGTTAGTAATTTGAAACAAATTATTATTTCTCATGGTTTGTGAGGTGATTGGGTTTACCTTTGTTGTCTCttgttcaatctccagaacctagGCTACAAAAAACCAGGTGTAGTATTGTGtccttgtaaccccagtgctgggaaggcagagagagatagaTTGATCTCTGTGGCCCATTGGTCAACcagctttgtttgcttgttgagttccaggataggtgaGAGACAAGGCAGAAAACACCCAAGGAACAAAAACTCTGAGATCGTCTAGcctccacatacatatatacatgcatgcctgTATTGGCATACATGTCCACCACTAACCAAACcctgaaaaacacacacacacacacacacacacacacacacatacacacacacacacacatacacccacccacacacacacacacacacacacacacacacacacacacacacacagagagagagagagacagacagacagacagacagacagagagaataaatcacATATTGCCATTTTACCCATTCTCTACTGACTAAGCATGGGTTGGTACCTTTGCCAACTAGTATATTAAAccttctaaattttatttaatattctagTATATTTATTCATAATTATGT belongs to Peromyscus eremicus chromosome 3, PerEre_H2_v1, whole genome shotgun sequence and includes:
- the LOC131905938 gene encoding regenerating islet-derived protein 3-gamma-like — protein: MLPRMTLTSLSWMLLSCLMLLSQVQGEDVKEDVPSSRISCPKGSRAYGSYCYALFRISKSWFDADLACQKRPGGHLVSILSGSEASFVSSMVRSSVNNAQYVWIGLHDPTLGQEPNGGGWEWSNADVMNFLNWEMSPSSSSGGYCGSLSRNTGYQRWRNYYCDSELPYVCKFKA